Proteins encoded within one genomic window of Carassius gibelio isolate Cgi1373 ecotype wild population from Czech Republic chromosome A4, carGib1.2-hapl.c, whole genome shotgun sequence:
- the LOC127969591 gene encoding gastrula zinc finger protein XlCGF8.2DB-like, translating to MMFIKEESEDVRIEETFRVKQEDIEEQTDLMSLKKESQALDEMENKEHHDFKTRENFCISQTKKTTGKRAPKTGARSKFTCQHCGKIFTEKINLEVHMRIHTGEKPYKCSQCGKGFKHKQTLNAHIKIHTGEKLYPCQQCGRSFNLKGNLEIHMRIHTGEKPYTCKLCGKSFVIKATLQRHMMIHTGEKPHTCKLCGRGFIRKSDLEVHMRIHTGEKPYTCPQCGKSFTRQYTLKAHIRIHTGEKPYNCQQCGKSFTRKQTLKDHMKIHSGEKYSNCQQFQM from the exons ATgatgtttattaaagaggagagtgaagatgtgagaattgaagaaacattcagagtcaaacaagaagacattgaggaacaaacag ACCTGATGTCACTGAAAAAAGAGAGTCAAGCACTGGATGAAATGGAAAACAAAGAACATCATGATTTCAAAACCAGAGAAAATTTTTGTATCTCACAGACTAAAAAGACTACAGGAAAACGAGCTCCGAAAACCGGAGCAAGAAGTAAATTCACCTGCCAACACTGTGGAAaaatttttactgaaaaaataaacctTGAAGTTCAtatgaggattcacactggagaaaagccttacaAATGCTCTCAATGTGGAAAGGGTTTCAAACATAAACAAACTCTTAATGCCCACATTAAAATTCACACAGGAGAGAAGCTATAcccctgccaacagtgtggaaggAGTTTCAATCTAAAAGGAAACCTTGAAatccacatgaggattcacactggagaaaagccttacacctgcaaactgtgtggaaaAAGTTTTGTTATAAAAGCAACCCTTCAAAGGCACATGATGATTCATACTGGAGAAAAGCCTCAcacctgcaaactgtgtggaaGGGGTTTCATTAGAAAATCAGACCTTGaggtccacatgagaattcacactggagagaagccttacacatgccctcagtgtggaaagagttttacacgtCAATATACTCTTAAAGCCCACataagaattcacactggagagaagccatacaactgccaacagtgtggaaagagttttacacgtAAACAAACTCTTAAAGACCACATGAAAATTCACAGTGGAGAGAAATATTCCAACTGCCAACAGTTTCAGATgtaa